CAATAGCAGCATTAGTTTCGTTACTATTCTCATCGTTTGCATTGCTATTTCCCGAAACACTCGCTGTACCTGAATTCCCAAAACATGGTGGTTTGCTAGGTTTCGGCGGTAGTGCCGGCCGACTGTTGTTATTTGGGCTTGTAGGAATTGATGCTTGTTGAGCTTCGTTCATTGCCACACCACCACTGTCAATTCCTAATGGAACCTTACGTGTTACACTAGTTATTTTCGCACTTGTGGTTTCATTTACGAAGGTCGAAAAGCCAGCCACAGACGTGACAGGCTTCATAGCAAGCGTCGGTGCTACGCTGTTTATTGGTTTCCTGGGAGGTACCACCAAGTTTCCCAATGGAATGTTGTGCAGAAAGTTGTGGCTAGCTTTCGGTTGGCtggaattgttttgttgttgtttctcttGATTATGTCCATATGCCTTTGTAAGTGTAATATTATTATCCCTTGCCTGTTCATTATCGTTAGCTGCGCTAGCAACAGTATCTAATTCGCCCTCACCAGGCGGTGTATTGTTGTAGAATTCAAACATTCCTTTCTCGCTATCGTAACTTGATACCGtattagaattattttttatctcaaAATCATTTGCAATCAAATGTTGTTGCGTGTCAGGATAGTTTGATTTTAAAGTCGTAGAATTATCCTCCGTTGCCATTTCGGAACCTGTAACAGTCCCGACGCTTTCTACGTAACGAGAacggtactgttgttgctgttgttgctgccgaACGGCTAATTTCTTTTCATCACTTTCCGGTGCTAGCAGCATAGCCTCATCGCCACCCATCAACATCGCATGTTTTTCATGGTCCCACTGATAACTTTGaagttgctgctgatgttgcatAGAGTCAGTGGCACCGGAAATTGGTTGCTGCATTTTCTCATTCGTGTTCACCAACGGAGACGGAGATGACGAAGGATTTGATCCATTTCCAAACGATGCTGATTTGACAGGAACATGATTAAACGGTTCCACTGCAACTACATTGCCACGGCTCAAAGTTCGTGAATGCGAAGGAATTATGTGTGTCGACGAAGACCTACGAATAGAAAGGGGAAGTTATGAATAtgtcttaaaaatgattcctTTAGAAAGGCATAACAACGTTGATTGCATGAGCTTAACATGAGCCTGATTACATGGTGTGGGCCTATGAATGTATAAATGTCTCTATATACAATTTGTAACAACAATTACCTCGCATGCAACGGATGGTTAATGTTGGACGGTATTGTTTTGCTATGAATTTGTCCAGATCCCGGGCTATTATTTGATGCATTTAGTTTGTAATTCTGCACATTGAGTATTCTTTTCTTATTAATACGGCTTTGCAATTCCACGATACGTTTGTCCACTGAGTGTAGTTCTATCTGGCGCTGCTGCAAAGCTTCCCTCTGCATATTCAAGCGAGCATTCTGTTGCATTGACAACTGATTGCGATACTGTAAGGCAGATGAATACACTGTGTATATCGAACACTTAGCTACATATGGTTCGTGGAATACAACAAACTTACAACAAGTTCCAGACGCAACTTTTCCAGCTCCTTGCCCGCAGGTGACCCATTGTTATTTAGAGCATTTGCATTCAAATTGTATGAAATGCCATTTGTACCGACACCTCTGCGATCACGTCGAAGCTCTTCCAATTGGCGTGTCAGTGCTTCTACCTTAGCCACAGCTAATGTAAGCtccttttctttctcactAAATAATGCTCTTATCGAGTCTAGATCATTACCCAGTGTGACATTATAGGTTTTCTGCAAATCCACTTGACCACGCAAGGCTCGGAGGCGCCGCAGTTTAGATTCCTGGGCTTCTACGCGTTCGCGTAGTCGACGAAGGCGTTCTGCTTCGGCTATCGAAACAACATTACGAGTTTCATGGGATTTTAGAAACCGTAAACGTTGTTCCTTTGCTGCCAACATCTGGTGTTGTGTATctatttgttgctgttgtctcATTGCCATTGAACGTAGTTCTGCAGCACTCGGTCGATCAGCTCCTCGGTCGTGCAGCTGAAACTAGGACAACACAGAAATGAATTTCCTCCTTGCTTGTAGCCTTGACTATGCACACATACATTATCTTCACTAAAACTCGGTTGCTTCATTCCATGATATACATTCAACAATCGACGCAAACGTTGACTATTTCTCTGATAAACGATGCTCTATACTGTATTGAAAATCAAACGAATCcgaaaaatatttcaagtgATGGATACACTTTGCAAAACAAGGATGGAGTATAACGTGACCCACAAAGAGTTAATTATTGAATCACCGATTAAACTTTAGTCGAACACACTGAAACTGCTGGGTGCTAATTTTGACGACGAAAACACATCGTTGTAACAACACTACATACCGATTGTTAGCCAAATGTATCGCACTTTTCAAACATAAGaaaatttcacaaatattGAGGTGCTTTAGCAAACGTAGTAATAAAAGCCAATGTAGCAGCATTTACACCCCACATTTTGAATGGCGAGACAATATTAATGTATTGTTCCGTACACTGACTGACACTGACCAAATCGATAATTACTTTGCAAGCTTGTGTTGTTTCCTCGGAATAATGTAGTAAATTCACTGtattaataacaatattttataatcGATGACGACTGCACGCCATTTTGTATGTATTTCACATTGACTTTGACTGGTATCGTATCCAGCTTGAAGTCACCCAAAACAAATTGACACATGACTTCGTGACATGTCTTGCTTTGACAGTAGGGGTGCAATGCAATCGCGAGTAAGGTTTATATATAGTTATGAAttccattgcaaaaaaaatcgagaaTAACAACGATGAACTATTTTCGACTCATTTAGATATTTCTTCGTTTTCTATTTCTTGAAATTCTGAAACAACTTCAATAAGACAATTCAATAATTCTTTTATCAACTGAATCTACAACCATTCATCTTGAAGGTAAGGGTGGTTAAGTTAAATTATACATAGCTGAAAAATCATGCTAAGGCAGGTCTTGATAACAATCAGAATCACTCCGATCGAGATTTGAACCCATATCAGGTATAGTGAAACCATCTCTATTTAGACCGATTCCCAACGTAAATACCATATTGCATATCTAAATGTATGTAGAAAAGTCATGTACAAAAAGCTATTTGTTGAACACCATGTTGGATTAAATTTGACAATTACAAACATATGACTATTTACAAACGTTACCCCAAACCAGCAAAGGAAACCCCTGTTCAGTGAGGATGTTGAAAGAGCCACAGTTTTAGGTTGAATTTTTGGGATATTCAAAAACCTTCATCACGTAAAATCCCCTGAAAAAAGCAGCTGTTTATCTACCACGATAGCAACCGGTGTAAATGAATCAAACGATTGATAAAGTACCCGAACATTGCTGCAATTCCGTTTTAAATTTACACTGACGTTTGAAATGTGTAGGGCCTCGTGCGACGTTGGGAATTTCCATATTTTCACTCTAAACAAGTATAATAACTTCGATAACCTTTTCACGCCTCAACAACCTAAACATTCAGCTACAGCATTGAGCCGTTTTCGCCAAGAAACCGCTATTAATCGTTCTCCTAACATCTATTCCTTCTATTAAGATAACCGGTTCTGATTAAACATTATAAATGTGATAAATACAGAAAAAGAACGGCTGTATGGCCTATGCAGACCATTGTTCGGCAATGGTTTGCCTTTATCGTATTCCAACGTAAGTTGAATACAACAATTCATCAATGCTTTAATAttggaaaaatagaaacaatgcTTATTCCACTGCAATGAAGGGGTGTAATTTTTTAATGCTAAAATGAAGCATTGGTCCTTGTGTTACATGGCCACGATGCTTTGAGGATATGGTTCCAGCGAGGGAGATGTTCAAGAAGGACAGCAAAAAAATTGCAGTAATATACATATTGCGCCTGCGCAATAGGAACGTGCAACCCGTTTTCCAGTCGAGATGACGGTGACAGGGAAACGACATAATAGGTTCACCGTcgcataaaataaaagaacctGGTCAAAGCATAACGAATGCCGTTTAAAGGTCCTCGCAGTTTCGCTAGGTTATCGGCGTGTTGGTGTTGCGGTCACCTTTTTGTGTACTTCAGGCAAAATTCTGAGTTTCTCTCTACCTGTGTGTTAGGCGTGCCCTAGGACATTCTGCTGGATGCATGAATTCCTTGTGCAAATGGTTACCGTTCCTAACTTGGGATTGCTGTTGAATATTGAAGTAGCTTACAAGTAAAGCTAAATGTGGGCTTCGTCTGGGCGAAATGGGCTACGGCCTTTCTTttgattaaaagaaaaacgctaCATAGCAAATTGGTATTAGGCTACACCTTCTCTGCAGGACAGTTAAGTCTATAATACAAATCATAGGAGTGAAAGCTAACATAAAAGTGATTTGCGGAAGTGCAAGTGCGTGTGATTTTTCCTGTTTCAATCGCAAGTTGAGGTCGAGGGGTTATGCCTTGCGTGTTTTCCTAGCTACTGGATATCACGAGTAACATACATACATTGCGTTTCATGTACGGTATAATTGACGGTTGTTCGATGCAAATATCCGCTTCGTTTTTCTATGAGCTGGACTATGTGTTAACTGTGATTGGGGTATAAAAATTTCAACGATTTGTTGGATAGTCTACAGTATCGGTGTTCTGGCCTCAACAAAGCGTTTTAAACATCGTTGAACAATAGACTCTCCGGACTCTGTTGCGAATAGGTAAGTAAAAGAAGgagaaacatttaattaaactgtagcaaaacaaatgtttcattattcGGTCGTCCAGAAattagaatattttatttattattcttgTGCTGAATAACAATTACAGGgtttcattttgcaaaacacaGTATTTCAGGCTTTTGTTGTGTATCCAATTTAATTATTGAGTAATAAATAGGCAACTTTATACAAAATAACTGTTAATTATGTACATACATAATGAAGGATATtcaaggattttatttttattatgttgcttgatttacattttgttgttgttgatattatatgtattatta
This Anopheles marshallii chromosome 3, idAnoMarsDA_429_01, whole genome shotgun sequence DNA region includes the following protein-coding sequences:
- the LOC128711408 gene encoding uncharacterized protein LOC128711408 produces the protein MKQPSFSEDNFQLHDRGADRPSAAELRSMAMRQQQQIDTQHQMLAAKEQRLRFLKSHETRNVVSIAEAERLRRLRERVEAQESKLRRLRALRGQVDLQKTYNVTLGNDLDSIRALFSEKEKELTLAVAKVEALTRQLEELRRDRRGVGTNGISYNLNANALNNNGSPAGKELEKLRLELVYRNQLSMQQNARLNMQREALQQRQIELHSVDKRIVELQSRINKKRILNVQNYKLNASNNSPGSGQIHSKTIPSNINHPLHARSSSTHIIPSHSRTLSRGNVVAVEPFNHVPVKSASFGNGSNPSSSPSPLVNTNEKMQQPISGATDSMQHQQQLQSYQWDHEKHAMLMGGDEAMLLAPESDEKKLAVRQQQQQQQYRSRYVESVGTVTGSEMATEDNSTTLKSNYPDTQQHLIANDFEIKNNSNTVSSYDSEKGMFEFYNNTPPGEGELDTVASAANDNEQARDNNITLTKAYGHNQEKQQQNNSSQPKASHNFLHNIPLGNLVVPPRKPINSVAPTLAMKPVTSVAGFSTFVNETTSAKITSVTRKVPLGIDSGGVAMNEAQQASIPTSPNNNSRPALPPKPSKPPCFGNSGTASVSGNSNANDENSNETNAAIDGGLTNNQHDSSSSTSFDIPDLGLQATISKQSTANDKLPIKAKPLTIRKHPFLEQPRLKNFTGSFNLGSGTAVSTGLNKMPSTSGTQQQQVTNKRKEVAAAGDGNEATHYGNYENEGLQDKKFASDVSETMTGRDHPIERLKKLKSGSFNSGDGTANTDNEVTRRKRNFIAITPDSQSKAGSIGAMNSTGGSIVGEGSKHKLSRRVSFDPLALLLDASLEGELELVEKTAMQVTNPSAANDEGITALHNAICAGHFEIVKFLVNFGCDVNAQDSDGWTPLHCAASCNNLPMVKFLVESGACLFAATLSDHETPAEKCEEDEEGFDGCSEYLYSIQEKLGILNNGEVHAVFAYESQQPDELSFFVNDKLTIIRKGDEAEREWWWARNTLDKEGYVPRNLLGLYPRLAPSYADDN